One stretch of Rhipicephalus sanguineus isolate Rsan-2018 chromosome 10, BIME_Rsan_1.4, whole genome shotgun sequence DNA includes these proteins:
- the LOC119407051 gene encoding uncharacterized protein LOC119407051: MATKPVVVSVVIVVAAMLLVWAPRDAAADASGLLKYLGCLQKLADSSGACGKRKTEFSAVEQAFGIDHKHKSDREKKGLCCKFSSYVDCYMKNVRHSCGDAAGKYALKFIESSTQKYVRNTCHKFDNRKCSSAFSTSASSLVVLGVTSAALAFSLLL, from the exons ATGGCTACGAAACCAGTGGTTGTGTCTGTTGTGATTGTGGTCGCCGCCATGTTGTTGGTGTGGGCACCACGTGACGCGGCAGCTGACGCCAGTG GTCTCCTCAAGTACTTGGGCTGCTTGCAGAAGTTGGCGGACTCTAGCGGTGCCTGCGGGAAAAGAAAGACAGAGTTCAGTGCGGTGGAACAGGCATTCGGAATTGACCACAAGCACAAGTCCGACAGGGAGAAGAAGGGCCTCTGCTG TAAGTTCTCGAGTTACGTCGACTGCTACATGAAGAACGTACGTCACAGCTGCGGCGACGCGGCCGGCAAGTACGCGCTCAAGTTCATCGAGTCGTCGACCCAGAAGTACGTGCGCAACACGTGCCATAAGTTCGACAACCGAAAGTGCAGCTCAGCCTTCTCCACGTCCGCGTCCAGCCTAGTCGTCTTGGGCGTCACGTCAGCCGCGCTGGCCTTCTCCCTGCTGCTGTGA